A part of Coriobacteriia bacterium genomic DNA contains:
- a CDS encoding TetR family transcriptional regulator translates to MTPREQTLTRDEILGAALAMIDAAGTDALSMRKLAGTLGVEAMTLYHHFPNKDAILDGVVERVFAEMRIPEPLPEEWMALAEEMFVAFRRVLVEHPNTIVLLARRPLNTEGSADFIEAPLSVLARSGLPPERVGQLYQSLVAYAFGNAFIASDRPIAPDGSALRTDDDRYPVARASGSAISRFDEATFRETLEHIMRGFGGS, encoded by the coding sequence GTGACCCCGCGCGAGCAGACGCTCACGCGCGACGAGATCCTCGGCGCCGCGCTCGCCATGATCGACGCAGCGGGAACGGACGCACTCTCCATGCGCAAGCTGGCCGGCACCCTCGGCGTGGAGGCGATGACGCTCTATCATCACTTTCCCAACAAAGACGCGATCCTGGATGGCGTGGTCGAGCGCGTGTTCGCCGAGATGCGCATCCCAGAGCCGCTCCCCGAGGAGTGGATGGCATTGGCCGAGGAGATGTTCGTCGCATTCCGTCGCGTGCTTGTTGAGCACCCGAACACGATCGTCCTGCTGGCGCGCCGCCCACTCAATACCGAGGGCTCGGCTGACTTCATCGAGGCGCCGCTGTCCGTGCTCGCTCGCAGCGGTCTGCCGCCCGAGCGCGTCGGGCAGCTCTACCAGTCGCTCGTGGCCTACGCGTTCGGCAACGCCTTCATCGCGAGCGACAGGCCGATCGCGCCGGACGGCTCGGCCCTGCGCACGGACGACGACCGGTACCCCGTGGCGCGCGCAAGCGGCAGCGCCATCTCCCGCTTCGACGAGGCCACGTTCCGCGAGACGCTCGAGCACATCATGCGCGGGTTTGGCGGGAGCTGA
- a CDS encoding flavodoxin domain-containing protein, whose protein sequence is MSTALVVYGTKSGCTAGVAEAIAEGLRSVGVTVDVKPADEKPDPSAYDAVLVGSGVRASMWHASVKQWLVGHASDLKERPLALFTACLTMHTNPEKADEVRAYTDLLLKETGLEPVDIGLFPGMNVPKTFSLPERLVMKAMKAPEGDFRDTEAAAAWGTAVAAKLGLTA, encoded by the coding sequence ATGAGCACGGCACTCGTGGTGTATGGAACCAAGAGCGGCTGCACGGCGGGCGTCGCCGAGGCGATCGCTGAAGGGCTGCGGAGCGTGGGCGTCACGGTGGACGTGAAGCCGGCCGACGAGAAGCCCGATCCTTCGGCGTACGATGCGGTGCTCGTGGGGAGCGGCGTTCGCGCCAGCATGTGGCATGCGTCGGTGAAGCAGTGGCTGGTCGGGCATGCGTCCGATCTCAAGGAGCGTCCGCTCGCGCTGTTCACCGCCTGCCTCACCATGCACACCAACCCCGAGAAGGCCGACGAGGTGCGCGCGTACACCGACCTGCTGCTCAAGGAGACCGGCCTCGAGCCGGTGGACATCGGCCTGTTTCCCGGCATGAACGTGCCGAAGACGTTTTCGCTCCCCGAGCGGCTCGTCATGAAGGCGATGAAGGCCCCCGAGGGCGACTTCCGCGACACGGAGGCCGCCGCCGCGTGGGGAACGGCTGTCGCTGCGAAACTCGGACTCACTGCGTAG
- a CDS encoding RDD family protein, producing the protein MGATVFDDRLTVETPEAVAFDLELAGVGSRGVAFVIDQLFVALAIAAEALLLVLLVVLLTATGLTEAFSEDAFVYGAIALGVVLVFLTGYGYHIFFEVRRNGRTPGKRIAGIRVVREGGGRVSFGTSATRNLLRIVDALPSAYLVGILAVLLSRQRQRVGDMAAGTVVVYEPKERPLEIGDTLVSEKTELGFDYLRRRDSLTAQARDVIAREVLLTLGETADPAWDEPTVAGRVAQIIGAAPVPEAPAEPDPEAPAEPPLA; encoded by the coding sequence GTGGGCGCAACGGTCTTTGATGACAGGCTCACAGTCGAGACGCCGGAGGCCGTGGCGTTCGATCTCGAGCTCGCAGGCGTCGGATCGCGCGGTGTCGCATTCGTGATCGATCAGCTCTTCGTCGCGCTTGCGATCGCCGCTGAGGCCCTCCTGCTGGTCCTCCTGGTCGTGCTGCTCACCGCGACGGGGCTCACCGAGGCGTTCAGCGAAGACGCGTTCGTCTACGGTGCGATCGCTCTGGGCGTGGTCCTGGTGTTCTTGACGGGCTACGGGTACCACATCTTCTTCGAGGTCCGACGCAACGGTCGCACTCCCGGTAAGCGGATCGCGGGGATCCGGGTCGTGCGTGAGGGCGGCGGCAGGGTTTCGTTCGGCACCTCGGCGACGCGCAATCTCCTGCGTATCGTCGACGCGCTGCCAAGCGCGTATCTCGTGGGCATCCTCGCGGTGCTGCTGTCACGTCAGCGCCAGCGTGTCGGCGACATGGCCGCGGGCACAGTGGTGGTCTACGAGCCGAAGGAGCGCCCGCTCGAGATCGGCGATACGCTTGTGTCCGAGAAGACCGAACTCGGCTTCGACTACCTGAGGCGCCGGGACTCGCTCACAGCCCAGGCGCGCGATGTGATCGCGCGCGAGGTCTTGCTCACGCTCGGCGAGACGGCCGACCCGGCCTGGGACGAACCAACGGTGGCGGGGCGAGTTGCACAGATCATCGGCGCGGCGCCTGTCCCTGAGGCACCTGCGGAGCCGGACCCTGAGGCACCTGCGGAGCCACCGCTCGCCTAG
- a CDS encoding stage II sporulation protein M — MDERQFVAGSQATWNRLAEAAERSSRHGAASLGAHDLKRMHEDYRTAAADLAYAQTHFRGSAASAHLNALVARAHAELYSAPQGRISAVWRFLASGYPRLVRRRWRPIVLASAVLLAAALSGFAASYANPSLARVMVPAQVRDLVPEVGRSERALVSPAESPVMSAAITVNNIRVSFLAFAGGMTYGLLTVYALLMNGAMLGVLAGTAHQAGAAFDFWVLIVPHGALELPAIVLAGGSGLLLAGALLFPGDLPRGAALRAVTDDALKLALGAIPLLVIAGFIEGFVTPRAYGTELKLAVGLISAVLLTAYIALPGRRTETAAREADAESSELSAPRIRIL; from the coding sequence TTGGACGAGCGGCAGTTCGTAGCCGGATCGCAGGCCACATGGAATCGCCTCGCCGAAGCGGCGGAGCGCTCGAGCAGGCACGGAGCTGCGAGCCTCGGCGCTCACGACCTCAAGCGCATGCACGAGGACTACCGGACCGCTGCCGCCGATCTCGCGTACGCGCAGACCCACTTTCGCGGCTCGGCTGCCTCAGCCCACCTGAATGCCCTCGTCGCGCGCGCACATGCCGAACTCTACAGCGCCCCCCAGGGTCGCATCTCGGCGGTATGGCGATTCCTTGCCTCAGGCTATCCACGGCTCGTGCGACGGCGTTGGCGCCCGATCGTGCTCGCCTCGGCAGTGCTCCTCGCCGCGGCGCTGAGCGGGTTTGCCGCATCGTACGCGAATCCGTCCCTTGCCCGGGTGATGGTGCCGGCACAGGTGCGCGACCTCGTTCCCGAGGTCGGCCGCAGCGAGCGTGCGCTCGTGAGCCCTGCAGAGTCGCCGGTCATGTCGGCGGCGATCACGGTCAACAACATCCGCGTCTCGTTCCTGGCGTTCGCCGGCGGCATGACGTACGGCCTCCTCACCGTCTACGCGCTGCTCATGAATGGCGCGATGCTCGGCGTGCTTGCGGGGACAGCGCACCAGGCGGGCGCCGCATTCGACTTCTGGGTGCTGATCGTCCCGCACGGGGCGCTCGAGCTTCCCGCGATCGTCCTCGCCGGTGGCTCCGGCCTTCTTCTCGCGGGGGCGCTGCTCTTCCCGGGCGACCTTCCGCGCGGAGCCGCACTCCGGGCGGTGACCGACGACGCCCTTAAGCTCGCGCTCGGCGCGATTCCGCTGCTCGTGATAGCTGGCTTCATCGAGGGGTTCGTGACCCCGCGGGCGTATGGCACCGAGCTCAAGCTCGCGGTCGGTTTGATCTCCGCCGTCTTGCTCACGGCATACATCGCACTGCCGGGCAGACGTACCGAGACCGCTGCCCGGGAGGCGGACGCCGAGAGCAGCGAGCTCTCTGCTCCGCGCATTCGCATCCTCTAG
- a CDS encoding DUF58 domain-containing protein translates to MTDRTDRPIRHRLFVTTRVAVALAIAAAAVAALPAVLAVVLAGAGIGVLIALVVADARRAARASDIRCERTVPVKLSIGVPNPVDVRLVNTSGQRARLSLRETPPVGFSGEREVRLVEVPPHGEVQITFHFTPPRRGGYRFGPVALRCIGGLGLAGWQWQAPLDQDVRVYPDIMAVSRYALLARRGALRELGIRALRRAGEGTEFESLRDYLPGDDYGDIDWKATSRRGTPVTRLYEVERSQVVVLAIDVGRMMTAMAGPLSKLDRAVNAALLLCYLAIEHGDLVGLLVFGRDVVRYVPPRKGQRQFHAILEALYSVEARVEEPDYAGAMAYLTSRLGRRALIVLMTDIVGRGPSERLLKVVGALVPRHLPLVICQRNRLTEVEASASVDDEISAFRVAVAQDLLRDKAEALAILGARGSLILDVHPEELSVAAVNRYLEIKARGRL, encoded by the coding sequence GTGACCGATCGCACCGACAGACCGATCCGGCATCGCCTCTTCGTGACCACACGTGTCGCGGTGGCGCTCGCTATCGCTGCGGCAGCCGTGGCCGCACTGCCTGCGGTGCTCGCGGTCGTCCTTGCGGGAGCCGGGATCGGCGTGTTGATCGCACTTGTCGTCGCAGACGCCCGGCGAGCCGCGCGCGCGAGCGACATACGATGCGAGCGCACTGTGCCGGTGAAGCTCTCGATCGGCGTACCGAATCCAGTGGATGTCCGCCTAGTCAACACGTCTGGACAGCGAGCCAGGCTCTCCCTCCGCGAAACGCCCCCGGTCGGGTTCAGCGGTGAGCGCGAAGTTCGACTCGTTGAAGTCCCGCCGCACGGTGAAGTGCAGATCACCTTCCACTTCACACCACCGCGGCGAGGCGGATACCGCTTCGGTCCTGTGGCGCTCAGATGCATCGGCGGCCTCGGCCTGGCAGGCTGGCAGTGGCAGGCGCCGCTCGACCAGGACGTCCGTGTCTACCCGGACATCATGGCGGTGAGCAGGTACGCACTCCTGGCCCGGCGCGGGGCGTTGCGCGAGCTTGGTATACGCGCGCTTCGCCGGGCGGGTGAAGGCACCGAGTTCGAGTCGCTTCGCGACTACCTGCCGGGCGACGACTACGGTGATATCGATTGGAAAGCCACGTCGCGGCGTGGCACACCGGTCACACGTCTCTACGAGGTGGAGCGAAGCCAGGTGGTCGTGCTCGCGATCGACGTGGGTCGCATGATGACCGCCATGGCCGGGCCGCTCTCCAAGCTCGATCGGGCGGTCAACGCCGCCTTGCTGCTCTGCTATCTCGCCATCGAGCACGGTGACCTCGTGGGGCTACTCGTCTTCGGGCGAGACGTGGTGCGATACGTGCCGCCACGCAAGGGGCAGCGGCAGTTTCACGCCATCCTCGAAGCCCTCTACAGCGTTGAGGCGAGGGTAGAAGAGCCAGACTACGCGGGTGCGATGGCGTATCTGACCAGCCGTCTTGGCCGCCGCGCGCTCATCGTGCTGATGACGGACATCGTTGGACGCGGACCGTCCGAGCGTCTTCTCAAGGTCGTCGGCGCCCTGGTCCCGAGACACCTGCCGCTCGTGATCTGCCAGCGCAACCGCCTGACCGAAGTCGAGGCGTCAGCATCGGTGGATGACGAGATCTCCGCGTTTCGCGTCGCCGTTGCGCAGGATCTGCTGAGGGACAAGGCCGAGGCACTTGCGATTCTCGGCGCGCGGGGCAGTCTCATCCTCGACGTGCACCCCGAGGAGCTGTCGGTGGCGGCAGTCAACCGCTACCTGGAGATCAAGGCGCGCGGGCGACTCTAG
- a CDS encoding MoxR family ATPase produces the protein MADIEATRDLARAVRGEVAKAVVGQDAILDSLLIGLVTGGHVLLEGVPGTAKTLLARALAYSLDMSFKRIQFSPDLMPADVVGTNVFDAGRQVFTLRKGPVFANMVLADEINRTPPKTQSALLEAMQERQITIDGTTHHLPAPFIVIATQNPVEYEGTYPLPEAQLDRFQQKLKVSYPSDAEEVAILKRHIGGMEETDFADLGMKPVATAEDVMATREALAGIVVEDGVLAYVSAIVRATREHQWVWLGASPRAGVSLLVAAKGRAVLEGREYVTPDDVKSMAGSCLRHRVLVRPEVEIEGTDADAVLTDVLDRVPVPR, from the coding sequence ATGGCTGATATCGAGGCGACACGGGATCTGGCACGCGCGGTACGTGGGGAGGTTGCCAAGGCGGTGGTGGGCCAGGACGCGATCCTCGACTCGCTCCTGATCGGGTTGGTGACCGGCGGCCATGTGCTGCTCGAGGGCGTCCCTGGAACCGCCAAGACGCTGCTCGCGCGGGCTCTCGCGTACTCGCTCGACATGAGCTTCAAGCGCATCCAGTTCAGCCCCGATCTCATGCCGGCCGATGTGGTTGGAACGAACGTCTTCGATGCCGGGCGCCAGGTATTCACGCTGCGCAAAGGCCCCGTCTTCGCCAACATGGTGCTTGCCGATGAGATCAACCGCACGCCACCCAAGACGCAGTCGGCGTTGCTCGAAGCGATGCAAGAGCGGCAGATCACCATCGACGGCACGACCCACCACCTGCCAGCGCCGTTCATCGTGATCGCCACACAGAACCCTGTGGAGTACGAAGGCACCTACCCGCTTCCCGAGGCCCAACTCGATCGATTCCAGCAGAAGCTGAAGGTCAGCTATCCATCCGATGCCGAGGAGGTCGCTATCCTCAAGCGACACATCGGTGGCATGGAGGAGACCGACTTCGCGGACCTCGGGATGAAGCCGGTCGCGACCGCCGAGGACGTCATGGCCACGCGTGAGGCGCTCGCGGGCATCGTGGTCGAAGACGGGGTGCTCGCCTACGTGAGTGCGATCGTCCGGGCGACGCGCGAGCACCAGTGGGTGTGGCTGGGCGCAAGTCCTCGGGCGGGGGTGAGCTTGCTCGTAGCGGCGAAGGGCCGTGCCGTACTCGAGGGGCGGGAGTACGTGACGCCGGATGACGTGAAGTCGATGGCCGGGTCATGCCTCCGCCACCGGGTTCTCGTTCGCCCCGAGGTGGAGATCGAGGGCACGGATGCCGACGCCGTGCTTACCGATGTTCTCGACAGGGTGCCGGTACCGCGGTGA
- a CDS encoding DUF4350 domain-containing protein, with translation MSKRVPSARAGQRRGLRRLDTRLVVTVLILGVLAGLYSLVVGLAQRQYSQELPISSIYSAAPEGTQSLYRYLGELGMDAQPLEQFDPLPAEGTIVVASDTFLVKWPSAADVDRLTEWVEDGGRVVLAGPVAIDAFAGPLLGDVWTTVAEPMEDSPAIPTRYASGVTTASFGSARLTGVTAEWVTVVGEDESLVATRRLGAGEVVVLSSPYPMTNDGLGQEDNARLATLLVAGGARPVYFDEYHQGYARGGSIWDRLSPGGRIGLLFALAALVVALGARSRRLGPAIPQPQTVMARTGAYIAQLAEVYRSAGARAHALGVLEDALARSLRRRHGMLTVGLARHPGAAEALERSERIRSADKVKVEEFVAAARALVRARREVEDRNG, from the coding sequence GTGAGCAAGCGGGTACCAAGCGCGCGCGCCGGCCAGCGGCGTGGCCTCCGACGTCTCGACACGAGGCTGGTCGTGACCGTCCTGATCCTCGGCGTCCTCGCCGGCCTCTACTCCCTGGTGGTCGGTCTTGCGCAGCGGCAGTACTCACAGGAGCTGCCGATATCGTCCATCTACAGCGCGGCGCCGGAGGGCACGCAGTCTTTGTATCGCTACCTTGGCGAACTGGGAATGGACGCGCAGCCGCTCGAGCAGTTCGACCCGCTGCCCGCCGAGGGAACGATCGTCGTCGCTTCGGACACGTTCCTGGTCAAGTGGCCCTCGGCAGCCGACGTCGATCGGCTTACCGAGTGGGTCGAGGATGGCGGCCGGGTGGTGCTTGCGGGGCCGGTCGCGATCGATGCGTTCGCGGGCCCGCTCCTCGGGGACGTCTGGACCACGGTCGCGGAGCCCATGGAGGATTCACCTGCAATCCCCACGCGGTATGCGAGCGGTGTGACGACCGCATCGTTCGGGTCCGCCCGGCTCACCGGGGTCACGGCGGAGTGGGTGACGGTTGTGGGCGAAGACGAGTCTCTCGTGGCTACCCGACGTCTTGGGGCGGGCGAGGTTGTCGTGCTGTCCTCGCCGTATCCGATGACCAACGATGGGCTTGGGCAGGAGGACAACGCTCGCCTGGCAACGCTGCTGGTTGCCGGAGGCGCGCGCCCGGTGTACTTCGACGAGTATCACCAGGGATATGCGCGCGGTGGTTCGATCTGGGATCGTCTGAGTCCCGGCGGCCGCATCGGCTTGCTGTTCGCGCTGGCCGCGCTCGTCGTCGCACTTGGGGCTCGTAGCAGACGGCTGGGGCCGGCGATCCCGCAGCCGCAGACCGTGATGGCTCGTACCGGCGCATACATCGCGCAGCTGGCCGAGGTCTACCGAAGCGCGGGTGCCCGCGCGCACGCACTCGGCGTGCTCGAGGACGCGCTCGCGCGGTCACTACGGCGGCGGCATGGGATGCTCACGGTGGGGCTCGCCCGCCATCCCGGGGCGGCGGAGGCCCTGGAGCGGTCGGAGCGGATTCGGTCGGCTGACAAGGTGAAGGTTGAGGAGTTCGTCGCAGCAGCCCGGGCGCTCGTTCGGGCTCGACGTGAGGTGGAGGACAGAAATGGCTGA
- a CDS encoding DUF4129 domain-containing protein, with amino-acid sequence MPHAPRMISRESLCRKRVIWFAFVSFAIALLALSVGAASATAMSVVEYRIVLREIRDEAADLTEATPARAAEVAEAIDSALPSDETVDLDGSRIPVRDKKLLELAGRLGSARSSSGIRIAADEVEARAIALLEAIGTGRVVEVPEDREALATILEADDDDEGTTLGDLLIDLAERLADWLEGLFAGLPGVNAPEAPDIDLSGAWPYIVALSAAVAAGLLVRLGMWVMARRRMRAVVAAEEDGAPVVAAAEDLPPDALAYADRLAGAGRFREAVRALFGGAARTLVDVGAIARTKTRTNGELLNDVRTSAPGVVSDLDGLARIFESAWYGRRDPGKAGLDLARTHYLAITDGAGRWKGGDA; translated from the coding sequence ATGCCACATGCGCCGAGGATGATCTCGCGCGAAAGCCTCTGCCGGAAGCGCGTTATCTGGTTCGCGTTCGTCTCGTTCGCGATCGCCCTGCTCGCCCTGAGCGTCGGTGCCGCATCGGCAACGGCGATGTCCGTGGTGGAGTACCGCATAGTGCTGCGCGAAATCCGCGATGAGGCGGCGGACCTGACCGAGGCGACGCCCGCGCGCGCCGCCGAGGTAGCCGAGGCGATCGACAGTGCGCTCCCCTCCGATGAGACGGTGGATCTCGACGGCTCCCGGATCCCGGTGCGCGACAAGAAGCTGCTCGAGCTTGCCGGGCGCCTCGGCAGCGCGAGGAGCTCGAGCGGCATCCGGATTGCGGCGGATGAAGTCGAGGCGCGGGCGATCGCCCTGCTCGAGGCGATCGGGACGGGTCGAGTCGTCGAGGTGCCCGAGGACCGGGAGGCCCTTGCCACGATCCTCGAGGCGGACGATGACGACGAGGGCACAACGCTCGGCGACCTGCTCATCGACCTGGCGGAGAGGCTGGCCGATTGGCTTGAGGGACTCTTCGCCGGGCTTCCCGGTGTCAACGCTCCCGAGGCTCCGGACATCGATCTGTCTGGCGCCTGGCCCTACATCGTCGCCTTGTCCGCGGCGGTAGCGGCGGGCCTGCTTGTGCGTCTGGGAATGTGGGTCATGGCGAGACGCCGTATGCGGGCCGTGGTCGCGGCCGAAGAGGATGGCGCGCCCGTCGTGGCAGCCGCCGAGGATCTGCCGCCTGACGCTCTTGCCTATGCCGACCGGCTCGCCGGGGCGGGTCGCTTCCGTGAGGCCGTTCGAGCGCTCTTCGGTGGTGCTGCACGCACGCTCGTGGATGTGGGCGCGATCGCACGAACGAAGACGCGCACGAACGGCGAGCTCCTGAACGACGTGCGGACGTCCGCACCCGGTGTGGTCTCCGATCTGGACGGGCTCGCCCGGATCTTCGAGAGTGCCTGGTACGGTCGGCGCGATCCTGGCAAGGCGGGGCTCGATCTTGCCCGCACGCACTACCTCGCCATCACCGACGGCGCCGGGCGCTGGAAGGGGGGCGACGCGTGA
- a CDS encoding ABC transporter permease has protein sequence MKLGNLIIKNVLRQKTRTGLTLLGISIGIATILTLGAVADGLTVAFSGIVSSGEADFLIGQAGSSDLTFSRLNEDILDRLRDEDGIEQIEGVSLGVTRYGENPFFMAFGLSESGVKLGGFSRVRGDALYPGEDEVVLGKVAASVTGKEPGDTIELFGEEFEVVGVYETGEQLQDGGAMFRTSTLQRVTQTEGNITIAFAKVTEGTDVAEITAHLDEKYAKEIVTIKSADEVSRIDQGTEIINGATWMISALAVIIGAIGVMNTMIISVFDRIREIGVLKAVGWRRRTVMAMVLGESVIIGLVAVVVGSAIAMAVLVPMSQTDMARAFLQPAYSVELWLRATAVAVLVSVIGALYPAWKAASLSPVEALRYE, from the coding sequence ATGAAACTCGGCAACCTGATCATCAAGAACGTGCTGCGCCAGAAGACGCGCACCGGGCTGACCCTGCTCGGGATCAGCATCGGCATCGCAACGATCCTCACGCTCGGCGCGGTGGCCGACGGGCTCACCGTGGCGTTTTCGGGCATAGTGAGTTCCGGCGAGGCGGACTTCCTCATCGGTCAGGCCGGCTCCTCGGACCTCACCTTCAGCCGCCTGAACGAGGACATCCTCGACCGCCTGCGCGACGAGGACGGCATCGAGCAGATCGAGGGCGTGAGCCTCGGCGTGACCCGCTACGGCGAGAACCCGTTCTTCATGGCGTTCGGGCTTTCCGAGAGCGGCGTGAAACTCGGCGGCTTCTCGCGGGTGCGCGGCGATGCCCTCTACCCCGGCGAGGACGAGGTGGTGCTCGGCAAGGTCGCCGCGAGTGTGACCGGCAAGGAGCCCGGGGACACGATCGAGCTCTTCGGCGAGGAGTTCGAGGTCGTGGGCGTGTACGAGACAGGCGAACAGCTCCAGGACGGCGGCGCGATGTTCCGCACGTCCACGCTGCAGCGCGTCACCCAGACCGAGGGCAACATCACCATCGCATTCGCCAAGGTGACCGAGGGAACGGATGTGGCGGAGATCACGGCGCACCTCGATGAGAAGTACGCCAAAGAGATCGTCACGATCAAGAGCGCCGACGAGGTCTCGCGCATCGACCAGGGCACGGAGATCATCAACGGGGCCACCTGGATGATTTCCGCACTCGCGGTGATCATCGGTGCGATCGGCGTGATGAACACGATGATCATCAGCGTCTTCGACCGCATCCGGGAGATCGGCGTGCTCAAGGCCGTAGGCTGGCGCCGCCGCACCGTAATGGCGATGGTGCTCGGTGAGTCGGTCATCATCGGGCTCGTGGCTGTGGTGGTGGGCTCGGCGATCGCAATGGCCGTGCTCGTTCCGATGTCGCAGACCGACATGGCCCGTGCGTTCCTGCAGCCTGCATACAGCGTCGAGCTCTGGCTGCGCGCCACGGCAGTAGCCGTGCTGGTGTCGGTCATCGGCGCGCTGTACCCGGCGTGGAAAGCAGCGAGTCTCTCCCCCGTTGAAGCCCTTCGGTACGAGTAA
- a CDS encoding ABC transporter ATP-binding protein has translation MAIIEAIGVKRHFDRGAIKALDGVDLAIESGEFVAIIGPSGSGKSTLLHMLGALDTPDEGRVVIDDIDLAEERDLASFRRRTVGFVFQLHNLIPTLTALENVQIPLMEDGLGSAERRTRALELLERVGLSDRVDSLPTTLSGGERQRVAIARALVNRPRILIADEPTGAVDSANSKRIMDLLRTVSRETGMTLVVVTHDPQVAEQADRVIRVLDGRVVTEAA, from the coding sequence ATGGCAATCATCGAAGCCATCGGCGTGAAGCGTCACTTTGACCGCGGCGCGATCAAAGCGCTCGACGGCGTGGACCTCGCGATCGAGTCCGGCGAGTTCGTGGCGATCATCGGCCCGAGCGGTTCGGGCAAGTCCACGCTCCTGCACATGCTCGGCGCGCTCGACACGCCCGATGAGGGGCGCGTCGTCATCGACGACATCGATCTTGCCGAGGAGCGGGACCTCGCCTCGTTCCGACGGCGAACCGTCGGATTCGTATTCCAGCTGCACAATCTCATCCCGACCCTCACCGCGCTCGAGAACGTGCAGATCCCGCTCATGGAAGACGGACTCGGTTCAGCCGAGCGCCGCACCCGCGCGCTCGAACTGCTTGAGCGAGTAGGGCTTTCCGACCGGGTGGACAGCCTGCCCACTACGCTCTCCGGCGGGGAGCGTCAGCGTGTGGCGATCGCACGCGCGCTGGTGAATCGGCCGCGTATCCTGATTGCAGACGAGCCGACGGGCGCCGTCGACTCGGCAAACAGCAAGCGCATCATGGACCTGCTGCGCACAGTGAGCCGCGAGACCGGCATGACGCTGGTGGTCGTGACGCACGACCCGCAGGTGGCCGAGCAGGCCGACCGCGTGATACGGGTGCTCGATGGACGGGTGGTGACCGAGGCGGCATGA
- a CDS encoding TetR/AcrR family transcriptional regulator, giving the protein MSPRQRKDPGVRRAELVAAAAALFAERGVSDTAVSDIVKTAGVAQGTFYLYFESKDAIICAVVETLIDQMVGHIEDALADPDRRAVEKLEAMAAALVEINDEPFEVELMAVFHRPDNLPIHDRVMRSLVPRLMPNLAAIIRQGVEEGDFVSEDPEATAWFVLGALQGMETAFTDVNKTQSAIVQLRAFVLRGLGYADERS; this is encoded by the coding sequence ATGAGTCCCAGGCAGCGCAAGGACCCGGGAGTCCGACGTGCGGAGCTCGTGGCGGCGGCCGCCGCTCTGTTCGCGGAACGTGGCGTGAGCGATACCGCTGTGAGCGACATCGTGAAGACCGCCGGTGTGGCGCAAGGCACCTTCTACCTGTACTTCGAAAGCAAGGACGCCATCATCTGCGCGGTGGTCGAGACGCTTATCGACCAGATGGTGGGCCACATCGAGGACGCCCTCGCCGATCCCGACCGGCGCGCGGTCGAGAAGCTCGAGGCGATGGCTGCAGCGCTCGTGGAGATCAACGACGAGCCGTTCGAGGTCGAGTTGATGGCGGTCTTCCACCGCCCGGACAACCTGCCCATCCACGACCGGGTGATGCGGAGCCTCGTTCCGCGGCTGATGCCGAATCTCGCCGCGATCATCCGCCAGGGGGTCGAGGAGGGGGATTTCGTCTCCGAGGACCCCGAAGCAACGGCCTGGTTCGTCCTCGGCGCACTCCAGGGCATGGAGACGGCGTTCACCGACGTGAACAAGACTCAAAGCGCGATCGTGCAGCTCAGGGCATTTGTGCTGAGGGGACTCGGGTACGCCGACGAGCGCTCCTGA
- a CDS encoding PLDc N-terminal domain-containing protein: MEYGAGSDATAGALVALWTSMMCLMYLIPLVLGVASVVVWVIALVDVVQRAPEDFPNARAGRDDPNERMIWLLIVLLVGVIGAVVYYFIVMKPYPRRQPTAAAPMEASSEVTPAAEHRPQADDTA; this comes from the coding sequence ATGGAGTACGGAGCCGGAAGCGACGCGACAGCCGGAGCGCTCGTTGCGCTCTGGACCTCGATGATGTGCCTGATGTACCTGATCCCGTTGGTGCTGGGTGTCGCTTCGGTCGTGGTGTGGGTCATCGCGCTCGTGGACGTCGTCCAGCGCGCGCCGGAGGACTTCCCCAACGCACGTGCCGGACGGGATGACCCGAACGAGCGGATGATCTGGCTGCTCATCGTGCTGCTCGTGGGGGTGATCGGTGCCGTCGTGTACTACTTCATCGTGATGAAGCCGTATCCGAGAAGGCAGCCGACGGCTGCGGCGCCGATGGAGGCATCGTCCGAGGTAACGCCCGCGGCGGAACACCGGCCACAGGCGGACGATACCGCCTGA